The Jiangella alba genome includes the window CACCTCGACGGCGATGCGGACGTCGGTGCCCGTGCCGGCCGCGTGCGGCGCGGCGGCCGTGTTCGTCACGTTCCAGCCGTCGGACGTGGTGCGCTGGGCGAACTCGAGCCCGTTGGCGGCGGTGGTGCCGCTGCGCATGGTGGCGATCCACCACGGCGTGGACCCGTCGGGCGCGATGTCCATGCCGACGGCGGTCCAGCGGGCGGCGTTGGCGACCTGCTCGAACCTCGCCGTCAGCTCGACCCGGAAGTTGCGCAGGTGCGGCCCGAACGTGATGCGCGACAACTGGCTCGACGACGTGCTGACGCCGACCAGCCGCCCGTCCGATACCGACCACTGGCCGTCGACGGCGGTCCAGCCGGCGGGGATCTCACCGCCTTCGAAGTCCTCGCTGAGGACGACTGCGGGTTCGGCTGTTTCGGCTGGTTCCGCTGCCGCGGGCGCCGCGACGGTTGCCGCGCTGAGGGCGGCGGCCGGCAGGGCGGCGGCGAGGGCGACGGCCAGGGTCGCGGTCCGGAGTAGGGACGGTCTGGGTAGGCGCACGGGGTCCTCCAGGGTGGGGGGTTTCCGGGATGCTACGGATCGTCACTGAATGCCGGTTGAACACCGGGTGGCGCTCCCGGTGCCCGGCGGCGCACGCGCGTGTCGGCTGCCTTGTCCGGTGCGTTCGGCGACGTCGCGGTGGCTGGTAGGTGGACCCCTCCCGGCCCGGGTGAGGCCCACCCTACGGGCGGGCGCCGACACACTCGGCCGCGCCGACACACTCGGCCGCGCCGACACACTCGCCCGCGCTGACAAACGCGCCCGCGCTGACAAACGCGCCCGTGCGGGCAGGCTCGGCCGCGGGGGCAGGCTCGCTCGCGGGGGCAGGCTCGCCCGCGCGCGCAGACTCGGCCGCGCGCGCAGACTCGGCCGCGCCGGGAGGCTCGCCCGCGCCGACGACCTCGGCCGCGCCGGAGCATGCGCCGCTATCCCACGAGCGCGGCCACGTCCCAGGTGCGCAGCCGCCCGCACATGCCGTACCGGTAGGGCTGTTCGCGCCGCTCGCCGACGTGTACCGACGCGGCGTGAAGGTGGCTCGCGTCGCCACCGGCCAGCGCCGTCAGCACCCGGCCGGTCTCGTCGACCCCGGCGCGCACGGACTGCTGCCACGTCGACTGCCAGCCCGGCACCTTCGCCGCGACCAGCACGCCGGCCCGCTCGTACAGCGACGACAGCGCGCCCGGCCCCTCCACTTCGACGCGGCGGCGGAGGTCGGCGAAGCCGGCCAGCGCGAGGTCGCGGCGGGCCCGGGCCGAGGCGGCGACGGCGTCCTCCCCGGACTCGGGTCCGGACGGCAGCGCCGCGGCCGCCGCGTACCGCGCGGGGTCGGCCAGCACCTCGTCGGGGAAGGTGAAGACGGCGTCGCCGGCCTCGGGCAGCCCGGCGTTCTGCATGACGACGACGATCTGCAGGCCGCCGTCGTTGACCAGCCGGTGCACCGTCCCCGGCGTGAACCACAGCACGGTGCCCGCGGTCAGCGGGTGCGAGCCCACACCGTCGGCACTCAGCGTCTCCAGCCGGCCGCTGCCGCCGACCACCACGTACCCCTCGCCCGACGCCGTGTGCAGGTGCGGCGACCCGCCGGCCAGTCCGTCGTCGCCGGGCCAGTCGTAGACGGTGAGATGGCTGACCGCCGTTCCGCCGGGGAACCCCGGCCGCCCTGCACCCATACGACGAACCCTCCAAGCGACGCTGACGGAAAGCGCTCTCCCACCCTAGCCGCAGCCGCCACGACGCGGAAGGGCCCCGGCAGCCGTGCTGCCGGGGCCCCAGCGTGAACGCGCGTCAGTCGCCGATGAACGGACCACCGGTCGGGCTCTTGCGCCAGACGGTGACGACGGACGGCCGCGGCTGGTCGCCGTACGGGAACGTCGAGATCGGGGTGTCCGGCGAGGCGCCGCTGCCCTCACCCGGGTGCTGCACCGCGATGGTGGCGGTGCGGCCGTCGGGCGTGATGAACGGGCCGCAGCACTCGGCGCCGCGCGGCACCGAGGCGAACCGGCGCACGTGGCCCTTGTCGTCGCCCTCGACCGGCATGACGAACAGGCCGTCGGCGATGCTGCTGGCGCCGGGCATGCCGTCGGTGGAGATCCACAGCCGACCGGCCGGGTCGAAGGCCACGTTGTCCGGGCAGGACATGTGGCTGACCTGCGACTTGTCGTAGCCGTCGTAGTAGGTCGACGGATCGGACGGGTTGCCCGCCAGTACCAGGATGCGCCAGGTGAAGGTGAGCGCCGCGGCGTCGTTGCCGTCCTCGTCGATGCCGACGATGTGGCCCCACTTGTTGGCCAGGCGCGGGTTCGGCTCCTCGACCCCGGTGGACGCGTTGCGCGAGGTGTTGTTGGTCAACGCGATGACGACGGTGCCGGTGACGGGGTTGCGCTCGACGTCCTCGGGGCGGTCCATCTTGGTGGCGCCGACCTTGTCGCCGGCCAGCCGGGTGAACGTCAGCACCTCCTCGACGCTCATGCCGTCGACCTTGCTCTCGCCGCCGACCACGAGCGGCAGCCATTGGCCGGTGCCGTCGAACTCGCCGTCGGAGGGCAGCTTGCCGGTGCCGTCGATCTCGCCGGCCGGGCTGTCGCCGGTGAACTTGGCGACGTAGAGGTCGCCCTCCTCCAGCAGCCGCAGGTTGGAGTCGCGGTCGCGCTTGCTGGTGCCGGGGCGGTACGCGTTCTTCGAGATGAACTTGTAGACGTAGTCGAACCGCTCGTCGTCGCCCATGTAGGCGACGGCGCGGCCGTCGTCGGCGATGGAGATGGTGGCGCCCTCGTGCTTGAACCGGCCGAGCGCGGTGTGCTTGCGCGGGGTCGAGCCGGCGTCGAACGGGTCGATCTCGACGATCCAGCCGAACCGGTTCGGCTCGTTCGGCTCCTGCGCGAGGTCGAAGCGCTTGTCCGTCTTCTCCCAGCCGCGCTCGGTGCCGGCGGCGGTGCGGATGCCGTACCGGGCGTAGCGGGCCGCGACTGTCGGGTCGGCGATGGCGGCGGACGCGCCGAAGTACTGGTTGAAGTTCTCTTCGGCGGTGAGGATGGTGCCCCACGGGGTGGTGCCGCCGGCGCAGTTGTTCAGCATGCCGAGGATCTTCGTGCCGGTGCGGTCGGCGCTGGTCTTCAGCAGGTCGCTGCCGGCGACGGGGCCGGTCACGGCGAACCGGGTCTTGGTGTGGATGCGCCGGTTGTAGCGGCGCCGGCCGCCGACCGGGAGCCACTCTCCGGTCTCGGCGACCCGCTCGATCTCGACGACGGAGCCGCCGTGCGCGGCCTGCGAGACGAGCAGCTGGTCGACGGTGGCCGCGGCGGCGCCGGTCCAGCCGCGGAACATCAGCTCCTCGTTGGTGTACTCGTGGTTCACCCAGAGCAGGCCCTTGGTGAAGTTGCGGTCCAGCGGCAGGATCGCCACGAAGTCGCAGTTGTAGCCGAACTGCTGCAGCTGCGCGGCCTCGGTCTGGTGCTCGAAGTCGAACTCCGGCGCGCCCGGCAGGATCGGGTCGCCCCAGGCCACCGTCACCGACCAGTCGTAGCCGTTGGGCACGACGATGGTGTCGAGGGTGTTGTCGCCGACGGAGCGGAAGCCGACCGGGCGGCCGCGCTCGGGCACGTCCGGGAAACTCGGGTTCGGCGGCTTCGGGCCCGACGACGTCGTGCTCGCCGGGGCAGCGGCCGCGGCCAGCGCGCCGCTCCCGACACCGGACCCGACGACCAGCGCGGCCACGGCGCCGCTGCGGAGCAGACCGCGCCGCGACATCGCCTTGTTCACCATGTCGCCGAAGTACTCGTTGTCGCTCTCGTTCGGCACCGGGTGGAAGCAGGCGTCGGCGCAGCGGTACTTGCACGTCATGGCGCTGCGGCCGCCGTGCACGCCGCCCAGGACGGGCAGCAGGCGGCGGCGCTGGGCACCTTCGGGTTCGGGCATGGGAGTCCCTTCGTCACAGCTCCGGCACGTTCTCACCAGAACCTAGGAACTGGTGCGAGCGGGAACCACCACGTCAGGACGAACAGAAGGTAAAGGGCAAACGAGGGAACGGGGCCGGCGCCGCGGACGAGGGACGCCGGCCCGCGTCCTTCCCACCCCCCGAGCTCAGTCCCCGATGAACGGGCCGCCGGTCGGGCTGGTGCGCCAGACGGTGACGACGGACGGCCGCGGCTGGTCGCCGTACGGGAACGTCGACGCGGGCGCCTCGGGGGAGGCGCCGTCCTCCTCACCGGGATGCTGGACGGCGATCAGCGCGGTGCGGCCGTCGGGCGTGATGCACGGTCCGCAGCACTCGGCGCCGACCGGGACCGAGGCGAATCGGCGCAGGTGCCCGGCGTCGTCGCCGTCGAGGGGCATGACGAACATGCCGTCGTTGGCGCCGACCGACCCGGGCATGCCGTCGGTGGCCAGCCAGAGCCGCCCGGACGGGTCGAACGCGACGTTGTCGGGGCAGCTGATCATGCTGACCTGCGACTTGTCGAAGCCCGCGTAGTACGTCGACGGGTCGTCGGGATCGCCCGCGACCAGCACGAGCGACCACGTGAACGTCGTCGCCGCCGCGTCGGCGCCGTCCTCGTCCAGGGCGAGGACGTGCCCCCACCGGTTGGTGGCCCGCGGGTTGGCCTCGTCGGCCTGAGCGGGGGTGCGGCGGTCGTTGTTCGTCAGCGCCATGAAGACGGTGCCGGTGACGGGGTGCGGCTCGACGTCCTCGGGACGGTCCATCTTCGTGGCGCCGGCGCGGTCGGCGGCCAGCCGGGTGAACACCAGCACCTCCTCGACGCTCATGCCGTCGACGGCGCTCTCACCGCCGCTGACCAGCGGCAGCCATTCGCCGGCGCCGTCGAACAGCCCGTCGGACGGCAACCGCCCGGAGCCGTCGATCTCGGCGGCCGGGCTGTCGCCGGTGAACCGGGCCACGAAGAGGTCGCCGTCCTCGAGCAGGGCGAGGTTGTGCCGGCGGTCGCGGTCGCCCTGTCCGGTGCGGAAGCGGCCCGACGACACGAACTTGTAGACGTACTCGAACCGCTCGTCGTCGCCCATGTAGACCGCGACCCGGCCGTCCGCCGTCAGCGCCGTCGTCGCGCCCTCGTGCTTGAACCGGCCCAGCGCGGTGAGCTTCTGCGGGGTCGAGCGCGGGTCGTACGGGTCGATCTGGCAGACCCAGCCGAACCGGTTCGGCTCGTTCGGCTCGCCGCTGACGTCGAAGCGGGCGTCGGCGCGCTCCCAGGCGCGGCTGGTGCCGGCGGTGGTGCGGATGCCGTAGCGGGCGTACCGCGCGGCCGTCTCGGGGTCGGTGACGTCAGCGGACGCGCCGAAGTACTGGTTGACGTTCTCCTCGCCGGTCAGCACGGTGCCCCACGGCGTGGTGCCGCCGGCGCAGTTGTTCAGCATGCCGAGGACGGTCGTGCCCGCCGGGTCCGCGGCCGTGCGCAGCAGGTCGCTGCCGGCGGCCGGGCCGGTGACGCGGAACGGGGTGCCGGCGTGGATGCGGCGGTTGTAGCGCCGGCGCCCGTCGACGGGACGCCACTCGCCGGTGTCGCCGACCCGCTCGATCTCGACGATCGACCCGCCGTGGGCCGCCATCGCGATGCGCAGCTGCTCGACCGTGGCGCCGGCCGCGCCGGTCCAGCCGCGGAACATCAGCTCCTCGTTCGTGTACTCGTGGTTCACCCACAGCAGCGCGCGCTCGAAGCGGCGGTCCAGCGGGTAGACGGCCACGAAGTCGCAGTTGTATCCGAACTGCTCGCGCTGCGCGGCGGCGGTCTGGTGCTCGAAGTCGAACTCCGGCGCGCCACGGAACATCGGATCGCCCCACGCGATGGTGACCGACCAGTCGTACCCGTTCGGGACGACGACGGCGTCCAGCGTGTTGTCGCCGACCGGGCGGAAACCGACCGGCCGGCCGTACTCCGGTGCGTCCGGGTGGTCTGGCCTGGGCGGGACGGCAGCGCGTGCGGCGCCTTCGGTGTCTGCGGGGTCGCCGGCGCCGGATGCGACGGCGGCCAGCGTGCCGGACCCGCCCCCGACCACGACGGCGGCCGCGACGGCCCCGCCGCGCAGCAGGCCGCGGCGGCTGACGGCCGCCTCGACGACGTCGCCGAAGTACGCGTTGTCGCTGGTGTTGGGCGCCTCATGCGCGCAGGCGTCGGCGCAGCGGTAGCGGCAGGTCATGGCGCTGCGGCCGCCGCGGGAGCTGTCGAGCAGCGGCAGCAGCCGCCGCCGGCCGGGGACGTCGTCGAGGTCGGGCATCGGTGTGACTCCCTCTGCCGGGGGCACGAACGTGGTGTCACAGCGTAGGTAAACATTCACCCGTTGGCTACCAAAAAGTCACGAAAAGCGCGGCGACTGTTTCCGCGTGCTCCGGCCGGCGGTTCACGCCTGGTTGACGTGGCCCGCCCGTAGGGTGGGTGCCCTCCCGGCCGGGAGGGGCCCGACTCCCTCCGCCGAGCCCCGGGCCTCGCGCCGGGGTTGGCCGCCGGTTCACGCCTGGTTGGCCGGTCGCCGGTTCATGCCTGGTTAACGTGGCCCGCCCGTAGGGTGGGTGCCCTCCCGGCCGGGAGGGGCCCGAGCCCTCCGCCGACCTCGAGCCTCGCGCCGGGTTGGCCGCCGGTTCGCGCCTGGTTGGCCCGCCGGCGGTTCGCGCCTGGTTGGCCGGCCGCCGGTTCACGCCTGGTTAACGTGGCCCGCCCGTAGGGTGGGTGCCCTCCCGGCCGGGAGGGGCCTGGACCCCGGCCGACCGGCAAGGCCCCCGGCCAACCGGCAAGCGCCCCGGCCAACCGGCAAGGGCCCCGGCCAACCGGCAGGAACCCGGACCCCGGCTGACCACGATCCGCTCCAGCGGCCCCCGAGGGTGCATGCTGGGAGAACACGGGAGAGGGGGCCGGCATGGTCACGACGTCGCTGATCGAACGTATTCGCGGCGGCATCATCGGCGAGGGCGAGGTCCTGCACGGGCCGTACGGCGCCCGCCGCATGACGTACGCCGACTACACCGCGTCGGGACGGTCGCTGGACTTCATCGAGGACTTCGTCCGCGAACAGGTGCTGCCGCTCTACGCCAACACGCACACCGAGAGCTCCGGCACCGGCCTGCAGACCACGCTGCTGCGCGAGGACGCCCGGCGCACCATCCGGCAGTCCGTCGGCGGCACCGACGACCACCTGGTGGTGTTCACCGGGTCGGGCGCCACGTCCGCCGTCAACAAGCTGGTCGCGATCCTCGAGCTGCGGTTGCCGGCCGGCGCGCCGAAGCGGCACGGCGTCCTGTACGACGTCCCGCAGAACCGGCCGGTGGTGTTCGTGGGGCCGTACGAGCACCACTCGAACGAGTTGCCGTGGCGCGAGACCATCGCCGACGTCGTCGCGGTCGACACCGACGCCGACGGCCACATCGACCTGCGCCAGCTCGACGACCTGCTGCGCGCGTACGCCGACCGGCCGCTGCGCATCGGCAGCTTCTCCGCCGCGTCCAACGTCACCGGCGTGCTGACGAACACCGCACGCATCGCGGCGCTGCTGCACGAGCACGGCGCGCTGTCGTTCTGGGACTACGCCGCCGCCGGGCCGTACGTCCCCATCCGCATGGCCGAGAGCACGCCTGGCGCCGGCGATCACAAGGACGCCATCTTCCTGTCGCCGCACAAGTTCGTCGGCGGCCCGCAGACCCCCGGCGTGCTGGTGGTCGACCGCGCGCTGGTGCGCAACGAGGTCCCGTCCGTCCCCGGCGGCGGCACCGTCGAGTTCGTCAGCCCCGACGAGCACCGCTACCTCGACGATCCCGTCGCCCGCGAGGAGGGCGGCACGCCGGCCATCGTCGAGTCGATCCGGGCCGGGCTGGTGTTCGGGCTCAAGGACGCTGTCGGCACCGACCTCATCCAGGAGCGCGAGGAGGCGCTCTGGCGCCACGCGCTGCACCGCTGGCAGGACGTTCCGCAGATCGACGTGCTCGGCAACCCCGACGTCCCGCGGCTGTCGATCGTGTCGTTCCGCATCCGCCACGGCGCCCGCTTCCTGCACCACAACTTCGTCGTCGCGCTGCTCAACGACCTGTTCGGCATCCAGGCCCGCGGCGGCTGTTCCTGTGCGGGGCCGTACGGTCACCGGCTGCTGTCCGTCGGGCCGGACGAGTCGCGCGGCTTCCGCGACGTCGTCGGCGTCGGCTGCGAGGGCATCAAGCCCGGCTGGACCCGGCTGAATTTCAACTACTTCATCTCCGACGCCGTCCGCGACTACCTGGTTGACGCGGTCGCGCTGATCGCCCGCGACGGGCACCGGCTGCTGCCCGACTACGGCTTCGACCCGCACACCGGGCTGTGGCGGCACCGCGAGGGCACGTCGCGCCCGCCGGTCCGGCTGACGGGGCTGCGCTACGACGAGCAGGGGCTGCTGGTCGGCGCCGAGCGGCACGAGCGGGTCGGTGAGGACGCGCTCGCCGAGCACCTGGCCGACGCGCGCGACGTGCTGGCCGGCCGGCCCGACGCCGTCGAGGAGGGCCCGACCGGGCTGTCGGACGAGTTCGAGGCGCTGCGCTGGTTCACGCTGCCGCCGTCGTGCGTGCTGGCGGGCGACACCGCGGTCGAGGTGCTGGTCGACGACCGCTGCGCCCACCCCTGACCGCGGCCGGCCGCGGTCAGGAGAGCGCCCACGCCAGCAGCACCAGCAGCTGGCCGGCGGCCTGCGCGACGGCGAAGCGCCGCAGGGTGGGCAGCAACGCCGCCCATTCCACCGTCGATCGCGGCGGCACGACGGCGGCCAGCGCGGCCGTCACGTGGGTGGCGTGCGCGCCGAGCACCGCGAGACTCAGCCAGCCGGTGATCGCGCCGTCGGCGGCCAGCCCGCACAGCGCGCACACCGCCAGGAACGCCGTCGTCGCGTGCGAGGCCGGCAGCGCCGTCGCCGAGCCGCCGGCCAGCACCGCCACCGCCAGCACGACCGGCGACACCGGCGTCCAGCCGGCCACCGCGAGCACCGTCACCACGACGGACGCCGCCAGCGCCGGGCGCAGCGCCCAGCCGGGCAGCGCCGGCCCGAGCGCGCCGGGTGCGCCGGGTGCGCCCGGCGTGCCGGGCGCGGCCGCCGCCGTCACCGTCGCACCCCGCGGGCGAGCAGCCGCAGCCGGGCGAGGCCGAGTCCCAGCGCCGCCGGGTCGGCCGCGCTGACGGGCACGCCGGCCGCCTCCAGCGCCCGGATCCGTTCCTGCCGCTCGGCCAGTACCAGCCGGGCCGCCAGCGTCGTCGCGGCGTCGGCGGCGTCGAGGACCAGTGGCGACGGCAGCACGTCGACCGCGACCACCGGGTGCCCGCGCCGCCGCCACGTCACCGCGAGCGTCCCCGGCGCGTCGTCCAGGAAGACCGAGGTGACGACGACGATCGCGCCCGGCGGCAGCCGCGGGGCGTGCCGGGGCGCGGGGAGCGCGTCGCCCGATCCGGGCCGCCGCGTGTGCCGGGCGAGGTGCGTGCGCAGCCGGAGCAGGTGCCGGCGGCCGCTGCCCAGGTGGACGGGGTCGAGCGGGCGGGCGAGGTCGAGGATGCCGACGCGGTCGCCGTGGTCGATGTAGGCGGCCGCGACCGACGCGACGGTGTCGACGGCGACGTCGATGCTGGTGCGGCCCGGCCGTTCGGCGTGTTCGCCGAGGTCCAGCCAGGCGGCGACGTCGGCGGGGAGGTCGTAGCGGTTGTCCAGGCAGCAGACGACGTCCGCGTCGGCGTCGACCAGCGTGTGCCGCGTGTAGAGCGTCTCGCGCGGGCCGGCCTGGCGCGCCGTCACCCGCCAGTCGATGCGCCGCATGCGGTCGCCGGGCTGGAACGGCGACACGTCGTGCAGTTCGGTGCCCTCGCCGGGGCGGCGGGTGCGGTGTGCGCCGACCATGCCGGCGGGACGGGGCGGCAGCGGCCCGGGCGGCAGCGCGGGCGCGACGGCGGGCAGCACCTGCGCGGTGTACGGCGGGCCGGCGACCGGCCCGGCGACCAGCAGGCCGTCGGCGGCGGCCGCGAGGTGGTCCGGCCGGGCCAGCTGCTGCGCGCCCCAGCGCGGCGCCGTCACCTCGACCACCAGCTGCCGCTCGCCGTCCGCGGGTGCGGCCACCGCGACGGAGTCGGCGTCGCCACCCGCCTCGGCCGGCGGCAGTACCGTCGCGACCAGCTGCGCGTCGGACGGCCCGAGCCGCACCGCGACCGGGACGGACCGGCCGGCGTCGAGGATCCGCGGCCCGATGGCGCGCACCTCGGGCGGTGGCCGCCGCGCACGCCGTTCGGCCGCCGTCCCCAGCGCCAGCGCGGTGCCCACGGCCAGCGGGACGCCGAGCAGGACGAGGTCCGCGCGGCCGAGCGCCAGCCCCGTCACGGCCAGCAACGCGGGCAGCAGCAGCGACCGGGCCAGCGCCGGGGTGGCCCGCCAGACGTAGTCGCGGGTCATCGGCCCGAGGCCGGGCCCGGGACCTGTCCGAGCACCTCGGTGACGATGTCCGCGGTGCGCAACCGGGTCGTCCAGGCCTCCGGCGTCAGCGTCAGCCGGTGCGCCAGCGCCGACACCGCGACCTCCTTCACGTCCTCCGGCAGCACGTAGTCGCGGCCGTCGAGCACGGCCAGCGCCCGGGCGGCCAGCAGCAGCGCCAGCGACCCGCGCGGCGACGCGCCCACCTCGACCGCCCGGTGCCGCCGGGTCGCGGCGGCGAGGTCGACGCAGTACGCGACGATCGACGGGTCCGCGTCGACGCTCTCGACGCCGGCCTGCAGTCCGCGCACCGTCTCGGCGTCGACGACCGGCTCGACCTCGGCCGCCTCCTGCCGGCGGGCGATGCGCCGGGCCAGCACCTGCGCCTCGTCCGGCGGCTCCAGGTAGCCGGCCGACAGCCGGAGCATGAAGCGGTCCAGCTGCGCCTCCGGAAGCGGGTAGGTGCCCTCGTACTCGACCGGGTTCGACGTGGCCAGGACGTGGAACGGCTGTGGCAACGCGAACGTGCGGCCCTCCACCGTCACCTGCCGCTCCGCCATCGCCTCCAGCAGCGCCGACTGCGTCTTCGGCGGCGTCCGGTTGATCTCGTCGGCGAGCAGCAGCCCCGCGAACACCGGTCCCGGCCGGAACCCGAACTCGCGCGTCCCGGGATCCCACACGAACGACCCGGTGACGTCGCCCGGGAGGAGGTCGGGCGTGCACTGCAGGCGGCGGAACTCCAGCCCGAGCGCCGCGGCCAGGCTGCGCGCGGCCAGCGTCTTGCCCAGCCCCGGTACGTCCTCGAACAGGACGTGCCCGCCGGCCAGGATCGCGGCCAGCGCCAGCCGCAGCGTCCGCCGCATCCCGACGACCGCCGTCCCGACGCCGTCGAGGACCTCGGACCCGACGCGGGCCACCTCGGCGACCGGGAGGGCCGTGCTGCTGTGGGTCGTCATGGACCGGCTCCTTCTCTCAGGGTGTGTCGAGTCGTTCGATCGCGCTCACCACCGCGTCGACGTCGCGCAGGCTGGGCCGCATCGTCTCGGCGGACAGCGTCGCGTGCACGTCCGGGCCGAGCGCCTCGGCCGCCCGCGGATCGTCCCACTCCAGCCCCAGACGCCGTAGCCGGGCGGCGGCGAGCGAGCGCAGCCGCTGGTGCAACGCGGGGTCGTAGTCGTGCTCGTAGCGGCGCAGCCGGTTGGCCAGCCGCCACACCTGCCCGGACCCGCCGCCGGACGACGGCTTCGGGCGGGCCGGCCAGCGGCCGTACCAGCCCGGCGGGATGCCCAGCACGGCCAGCGCCCCGGCCGTCACGCAGACGCCGATCAGGATCGGCCGCCAGCCCTGGACGCCGAACGCCCAGGCCACGGCGCCGGCGGCCGCGCCCAGCAGGACGGCCCGGACGATCGCCCGTCGGCTCATCGGGCCCCCACCCCGTGCGCGGCGGTCCGCGCCCATCGCGCGACGGTCCGCGCCCCGCGCTCGCCTGCCGGTCGCCCCTGCGCGCCTGCCGGTCGCCCCTGCGCGGCGGCCGGGCGCCCCTGCGCGGCGGCCGCGCGCCGGGCCACCGCGTGCTCGCCTGCCGGTCGTCTCATCGGGCCGCCGCCGTTCCGATCGTCTCGACCACCAGGTCCAGCGCCCGCCGCGCCGCCGCGACGTCGTCCGGCCCGAGGTCCGGCCGGGCCGCGAACCGGGCCCGGTGGTACAGCCCGAGCAGCGTCGCCACAGCTTCCTCGTCGGCGTGGTGACGGCGCAGCAGCGCGGCCGTGAACTCGGTCGGCGTCTGGGCCGGGTCGCGAGCCGCTCCGCTGCCGGCCGCCGCCGACTCCAGCGCCAGCCACGCCGCCACCACCGCCGCCGCGGCGTCGGGCGCCGGCCCGGCCAGCGCGGTCGCGGCCGAACGGGCGCCGTCGCGCAGCTCGTCGGCGGCGCCGGGGTCGTCCAGCGCCTCGACCTGCCCGCCGAGCACCGTCCGCCGGCGGGCCGCCCGTCCCCGCAGCTCCGGCAGCAGCCGTCGCAGCAGGTAGTAGGCGAGATACGCGGCGGCGAGCGCCGCGATCGTCAGCACGACCGGCCACGGCACGGAGAACCCGCCGCTGTCGCTGTCGGAGGAGAACGGCGCCCCCGTCTCCCCGAGGTCGAACGTGGGCGGCGGCTCGACCGGCTCGACCCGCGCGGGATCGGCCGTGCCGCTCAGCCAGCCCGGCTCGCGCACCTCGGCCGGCCCCACGGCCAGCGCCAGCACGGCGACCAGCGCCGCCACCGCGACCACGGCGGCCGCCAGCGGCCCGCCGGTGGAACGTCGCCCTGACCAGTGCATTGCTGCAATCCTCGCATATGGTCAAAGGACCATCGGCCCCTGCGGCACCAAACGCGGGTAGCGTACGTTGAGGAGCCGTCGGATCCCTACGAACAACCCCGGGTGAGTCATGGCCGTGCAGGAGAAAGAACACCTCGAGGACGCCGAGTTCGAGCTCCCCGAGACGCGCGCCTCGATCAAGGTCCTCGGCTGGCTGCTGGCCATCGGCGGCTCGGTCGGCCTGTTCGCCTCGGCGATGCTGGTCATCGAGCGTATCCGTCTGCTCGAGGACCCCGCCTACACGCCCTCCTGCAGCTTCAACCCCATCGTCACCTGCGGCACCGTCATGGAGAGCTGGCAGGGGTCGTTGTTCGGCTTCCCCAACCCGATCATCGGGGTGGCCGCCTTCCCCGTCGTCGTCACGGCCGGTGTCGTCGCGCTGACGGGAGCGAAGCTGCCGCGCTGGTTCTGGCTCGGCCTCAACGCCGGCGCGCTGGGCGGCGCGGTGTTCGTCACCTGGCTGTTCACCCAGACCACGTACTTCATCGGCGCGCTGTGCCCGTACTGCATGGTGGTGTGGGTCGCCACCATCCCGATCTTCGTCTACACGACGGGCTACAACCTCTCCGAGGGGCACCTCAAGGCGCCCGCGTGGCTGCGCAAGGCCGTCGTCGAGAGCCGCGGGCTCATCGTCACGGTGTGGTTCCTCATCATCGCCATCCTCATCACCATCGAGTTCTGGGACCGCTGGTACCTCGTGTTCTGAGGCCCGCCGTCAGTGGTGCGGGCCGGTCGGCGCCTCGCCCCGCGACACCGCCGCGTCGTGGCTGGCCTTGGCCCGGTCGGCCAGCTCCAGCAGGCCGTCGGCGTCGCGGGCCATCTGCCGGTACCGCGGGCCGAGCGCGATGATCTGTTGCTTCTCGTCGACGAGGCACTGGAAGATCCGCTCCCGCTCGGCCGGGTCGGCGGTGTACTCGGAGTCGAGGTAGGCGGTGGCGTGCCGGCGGGCGTTGGCGATGGCCGTCTGGGCCCGCCCGGTCCGGCTGACCAG containing:
- a CDS encoding cupin domain-containing protein, encoding MGAGRPGFPGGTAVSHLTVYDWPGDDGLAGGSPHLHTASGEGYVVVGGSGRLETLSADGVGSHPLTAGTVLWFTPGTVHRLVNDGGLQIVVVMQNAGLPEAGDAVFTFPDEVLADPARYAAAAALPSGPESGEDAVAASARARRDLALAGFADLRRRVEVEGPGALSSLYERAGVLVAAKVPGWQSTWQQSVRAGVDETGRVLTALAGGDASHLHAASVHVGERREQPYRYGMCGRLRTWDVAALVG
- a CDS encoding PhoX family protein, which produces MPEPEGAQRRRLLPVLGGVHGGRSAMTCKYRCADACFHPVPNESDNEYFGDMVNKAMSRRGLLRSGAVAALVVGSGVGSGALAAAAAPASTTSSGPKPPNPSFPDVPERGRPVGFRSVGDNTLDTIVVPNGYDWSVTVAWGDPILPGAPEFDFEHQTEAAQLQQFGYNCDFVAILPLDRNFTKGLLWVNHEYTNEELMFRGWTGAAAATVDQLLVSQAAHGGSVVEIERVAETGEWLPVGGRRRYNRRIHTKTRFAVTGPVAGSDLLKTSADRTGTKILGMLNNCAGGTTPWGTILTAEENFNQYFGASAAIADPTVAARYARYGIRTAAGTERGWEKTDKRFDLAQEPNEPNRFGWIVEIDPFDAGSTPRKHTALGRFKHEGATISIADDGRAVAYMGDDERFDYVYKFISKNAYRPGTSKRDRDSNLRLLEEGDLYVAKFTGDSPAGEIDGTGKLPSDGEFDGTGQWLPLVVGGESKVDGMSVEEVLTFTRLAGDKVGATKMDRPEDVERNPVTGTVVIALTNNTSRNASTGVEEPNPRLANKWGHIVGIDEDGNDAAALTFTWRILVLAGNPSDPSTYYDGYDKSQVSHMSCPDNVAFDPAGRLWISTDGMPGASSIADGLFVMPVEGDDKGHVRRFASVPRGAECCGPFITPDGRTATIAVQHPGEGSGASPDTPISTFPYGDQPRPSVVTVWRKSPTGGPFIGD
- a CDS encoding PhoX family protein, with amino-acid sequence MPDLDDVPGRRRLLPLLDSSRGGRSAMTCRYRCADACAHEAPNTSDNAYFGDVVEAAVSRRGLLRGGAVAAAVVVGGGSGTLAAVASGAGDPADTEGAARAAVPPRPDHPDAPEYGRPVGFRPVGDNTLDAVVVPNGYDWSVTIAWGDPMFRGAPEFDFEHQTAAAQREQFGYNCDFVAVYPLDRRFERALLWVNHEYTNEELMFRGWTGAAGATVEQLRIAMAAHGGSIVEIERVGDTGEWRPVDGRRRYNRRIHAGTPFRVTGPAAGSDLLRTAADPAGTTVLGMLNNCAGGTTPWGTVLTGEENVNQYFGASADVTDPETAARYARYGIRTTAGTSRAWERADARFDVSGEPNEPNRFGWVCQIDPYDPRSTPQKLTALGRFKHEGATTALTADGRVAVYMGDDERFEYVYKFVSSGRFRTGQGDRDRRHNLALLEDGDLFVARFTGDSPAAEIDGSGRLPSDGLFDGAGEWLPLVSGGESAVDGMSVEEVLVFTRLAADRAGATKMDRPEDVEPHPVTGTVFMALTNNDRRTPAQADEANPRATNRWGHVLALDEDGADAAATTFTWSLVLVAGDPDDPSTYYAGFDKSQVSMISCPDNVAFDPSGRLWLATDGMPGSVGANDGMFVMPLDGDDAGHLRRFASVPVGAECCGPCITPDGRTALIAVQHPGEEDGASPEAPASTFPYGDQPRPSVVTVWRTSPTGGPFIGD